A window of the Teredinibacter franksiae genome harbors these coding sequences:
- a CDS encoding cellulose binding domain-containing protein, protein MPVNTSFRRKCVNAVIGSLFLSCLVSQAHSLTCDYAVSNDWGSGFTANMTVTNDSSSTISNWQVNWQHASGTTLASVWGANYTGSNPYVATPAAWNLSLAAGSSVSFGIQGNGDDSSATVLGCSADGTSNSSSSSSSSSSSSSSSSSSSSSSSSSSSSSSSSSSSSSSSSSVQANNTVTIQEDEAGFCGVDGSIDTNNAGFTGSGFANTDNANATGIDWAVSGDAGTYTVRWRFANGSTTNRSGVLSSNGASLSTEDLVGTGGWTTWATTSVNLSLAGGYKALRLQANQSAGLGNVDYIEITGPNVVVASCDGPGTSSSSSSSSSSSSSSSSSSSSSSSSSSSSSSSSSSSSSSSSSVPSSSSSSSSSSSSSVMSVLTLQEESAGFCSVDGDSSESSNAGFTGIGYANTDNANGTSIVWSVNAATSDNYKLEFRFANGGSASRPGELTINAGSGGIYTVDLAATGGWTSWQTVVVYVDLVQGENTLELTATTSSGLANVDYLSIEGVNLSAGDCGGSSSSSSSSSSSSSSSSSSDPYVTGCGTESSNITASRTYYVTPTGSSNGSSFNSPMSLNAALSAVGAGEMILLQPGTYRVAYSAGSKNTITLSKSGNSGAEIKMVAANCGRAVIDFQFPDNTWVQNSYGFHLTGNYWFFKGIDITRAGYQGVYVIGANNTFENCAFYNNRNTGLEINKGGSYTTVINSDAYRNYDPKKFGSMADGFGPKQTQGPGNTFYGCRAWENSDDGFDMYDSPEVVTVEKSWAFRNGVDVWGYGDFAGNGNGFKMGGNAIAANNRITQSVAFGHPNKGFDQNHNTGSVTVMNCTSYNNGLDYGFGGDLDSGHQLYFRNNVSISGTADVQNADSRNNSWDISVTANSSDFESLNLNNATVARNPDGTLPNNGLFRLNANSDLIDAGVNVGLPYQGNAPDLGAFEKQ, encoded by the coding sequence ATGCCCGTAAACACTTCATTTCGGCGGAAATGTGTGAATGCCGTTATTGGCTCGCTATTTCTATCTTGCTTGGTTTCTCAGGCCCACAGTTTGACGTGCGATTACGCTGTATCTAACGACTGGGGTTCTGGTTTTACCGCCAATATGACGGTAACAAACGATTCCTCTTCCACCATCAGTAATTGGCAAGTAAATTGGCAGCATGCCAGCGGCACAACATTAGCTAGTGTATGGGGGGCGAATTACACTGGGTCTAACCCTTATGTGGCAACGCCTGCAGCCTGGAATTTATCCCTCGCGGCGGGTAGCTCGGTCAGTTTTGGCATTCAGGGAAACGGCGACGACTCCAGCGCAACCGTTTTAGGGTGTTCGGCCGACGGCACCAGTAATTCAAGTTCCAGCAGCAGCTCCTCTTCAAGCTCCAGCAGCTCCAGTTCTTCCTCAAGTTCCAGCTCTTCTTCGAGTTCCAGCTCTTCTTCGAGTTCCAGCAGTTCTTCTAGCAGCTCGTCTTCCGTGCAAGCGAATAACACGGTCACCATCCAGGAAGATGAGGCAGGCTTTTGCGGTGTTGATGGCTCCATAGACACCAACAACGCAGGTTTTACCGGTAGTGGCTTTGCTAATACCGACAATGCCAACGCAACCGGCATTGATTGGGCGGTGAGTGGCGACGCAGGTACTTATACCGTGCGCTGGCGCTTTGCCAATGGTTCTACCACCAATCGTTCTGGTGTATTGAGCTCAAACGGAGCAAGCCTATCCACAGAAGACCTTGTGGGTACTGGCGGTTGGACAACCTGGGCAACCACCTCGGTTAACTTGAGTCTTGCCGGTGGTTATAAAGCCTTACGCCTACAGGCCAATCAGAGTGCGGGCCTTGGTAACGTAGATTACATCGAAATTACTGGCCCTAACGTAGTGGTAGCATCGTGTGATGGACCGGGCACATCGTCTAGTAGCAGCTCATCTAGCAGCAGCTCCAGTTCTTCCAGTAGCTCCAGTTCTTCCAGCAGTAGCAGCTCTTCCAGTAGCTCTAGCAGCAGTAGCTCCAGTTCTTCCAGCAGCAGCTCTGTTCCTTCGTCCAGTAGTAGCTCAAGTTCTAGCTCCTCAAGCAGCGTAATGTCTGTACTTACCCTGCAAGAAGAAAGCGCCGGTTTCTGTTCAGTTGATGGTGATTCTTCCGAAAGCTCCAATGCCGGTTTCACCGGAATCGGCTACGCCAATACGGATAACGCAAACGGCACAAGTATCGTATGGAGCGTAAATGCCGCAACTAGCGATAACTATAAACTGGAATTCCGCTTTGCCAACGGCGGCAGTGCGTCTCGCCCCGGTGAATTAACCATTAATGCGGGCAGTGGCGGTATTTATACAGTAGACCTTGCAGCAACCGGTGGCTGGACAAGCTGGCAAACGGTAGTGGTGTATGTGGATTTAGTGCAGGGTGAAAACACCCTTGAGCTAACGGCAACTACCAGCAGTGGGCTGGCGAATGTTGATTACCTGAGTATTGAAGGTGTTAACCTTTCTGCGGGTGATTGTGGTGGCAGCTCCTCTAGCTCCAGCTCTTCTTCTAGTTCCAGCTCCAGTTCCAGCTCGTCCGACCCCTATGTAACAGGCTGTGGAACCGAGAGCAGTAACATTACCGCTTCACGTACCTACTACGTAACACCGACCGGCTCTAGCAACGGCAGTAGCTTTAACTCGCCTATGAGCTTGAATGCAGCACTTTCGGCTGTGGGTGCTGGTGAAATGATATTGCTGCAACCGGGTACCTACCGTGTTGCATACAGTGCAGGGTCGAAAAATACAATTACCCTTTCTAAATCGGGTAACAGTGGTGCCGAAATAAAAATGGTGGCAGCCAACTGTGGTCGCGCGGTTATCGATTTCCAATTCCCTGACAACACCTGGGTGCAAAATTCCTACGGTTTCCACCTAACCGGTAACTACTGGTTCTTTAAAGGTATAGACATAACGCGTGCAGGTTATCAGGGCGTGTATGTTATTGGCGCAAACAACACCTTCGAAAACTGCGCGTTCTACAATAACCGCAACACCGGCTTAGAAATAAACAAAGGCGGTTCATACACCACGGTCATTAACTCCGATGCCTACCGCAACTACGACCCTAAAAAATTCGGCAGCATGGCCGATGGATTTGGGCCCAAACAAACCCAAGGCCCCGGCAACACGTTTTATGGTTGCCGCGCGTGGGAAAACTCCGATGATGGCTTCGACATGTACGACAGTCCCGAAGTGGTAACGGTAGAAAAAAGCTGGGCCTTCCGCAACGGTGTAGATGTATGGGGTTATGGTGACTTCGCGGGTAATGGTAACGGCTTTAAAATGGGCGGAAATGCGATAGCGGCCAATAATCGTATTACCCAGTCGGTTGCTTTTGGTCACCCAAACAAAGGTTTTGACCAAAACCACAACACGGGAAGCGTTACGGTGATGAACTGTACCTCCTACAATAATGGCTTGGATTATGGTTTTGGTGGCGACCTAGATTCCGGTCATCAACTTTACTTCCGCAACAATGTTTCCATTAGTGGAACCGCCGACGTACAAAACGCCGACTCACGTAACAACTCGTGGGACATAAGCGTAACCGCAAACAGCTCAGACTTTGAAAGCCTGAACCTAAACAACGCAACGGTAGCCCGCAACCCAGACGGTACCCTGCCGAACAATGGCCTATTCCGCTTAAATGCCAACAGCGATTTAATTGATGCTGGTGTAAACGTGGGCTTGCCCTACCAAGGAAATGCACCAGACCTTGGTGCTTTTGAGAAGCAATAA
- a CDS encoding glycoside hydrolase family 88/105 protein, protein MNGVKITLLLVGVLFFSASAFPAGKGVGEAFSDAIIQRYQPTIDAVTHHGWDHSNSVVLHGMEKVYKNTGKKAYVTYIKRYADAFINADGSITGLLTTLDGINPGVNCLFLYEETGDKKYLKAAQNMRDYLLGEKSPFNKTPDGAYWHKNNSKYTNVSSVDGLYMVQPFLTRYGVIANDAQAIDTAVEQILLVSERSFNIKFNLPFHAWNYDKTKPWANPITGTSSQFWSRASGWYAMALVDVLAVLPKEHPGYSKIVYLYKNLAKGLKAVQNPANGYWYQVLDAVGKKDNYPEASSTGMIVYALQKGVDLKILDKSYSNVAQKGWQALQADITTYKDGGPQINSVAPGMGSQNSYEDYVAIRPVSIPAPEGKQHMHGYMAILMAASVME, encoded by the coding sequence ATGAATGGTGTAAAAATTACTCTGTTGTTAGTAGGGGTTTTGTTTTTTTCTGCGAGCGCATTCCCCGCAGGCAAGGGCGTGGGAGAGGCCTTTTCTGATGCCATAATTCAGCGTTACCAGCCGACAATAGATGCAGTAACGCACCACGGTTGGGATCATTCCAATAGTGTAGTGTTGCATGGTATGGAAAAAGTATACAAAAATACCGGCAAAAAAGCTTATGTGACCTATATAAAACGCTATGCCGATGCGTTTATAAATGCCGATGGCAGCATTACCGGCCTGCTCACAACCTTGGACGGCATTAACCCTGGTGTGAACTGTTTGTTTTTATATGAAGAAACCGGCGATAAAAAATACCTAAAAGCCGCGCAAAATATGCGCGACTATTTGTTGGGTGAAAAATCGCCTTTCAACAAAACGCCCGATGGTGCTTACTGGCATAAAAACAACTCAAAATATACCAATGTGTCATCAGTCGATGGTTTGTATATGGTGCAGCCGTTTTTAACGCGCTATGGGGTTATTGCGAATGATGCGCAAGCCATAGATACCGCTGTAGAACAAATATTATTGGTGTCTGAACGCTCGTTCAACATTAAATTTAATTTGCCTTTTCATGCTTGGAATTACGACAAAACTAAACCTTGGGCTAATCCCATTACGGGCACGTCCAGCCAGTTTTGGTCGCGGGCCTCGGGCTGGTACGCCATGGCGTTGGTGGATGTGCTGGCCGTCTTGCCCAAAGAACATCCGGGTTATTCAAAAATAGTTTACCTGTATAAAAATTTGGCTAAAGGCTTGAAAGCGGTACAAAACCCAGCCAATGGCTACTGGTACCAAGTGTTAGATGCCGTGGGTAAAAAAGATAACTACCCCGAGGCGAGCAGTACCGGCATGATCGTTTACGCTTTACAAAAAGGCGTGGATTTAAAAATACTGGACAAAAGCTACAGCAATGTTGCACAAAAAGGCTGGCAGGCACTGCAAGCAGATATAACCACCTATAAAGACGGCGGCCCACAAATTAATTCTGTTGCACCGGGAATGGGCAGTCAGAATAGTTATGAAGATTATGTCGCTATTCGGCCTGTTAGTATTCCGGCGCCAGAGGGCAAGCAGCATATGCACGGCTACATGGCCATACTCATGGCGGCTTCGGTAATGGAATAA
- a CDS encoding type II toxin-antitoxin system VapC family toxin: MVLVDTSVWVDHFRQGDHRLGQLLQQGLVSIHPMVIGELACGHMHNRAQVLELLRNLPSTATASEEETLYFLEKHNLMGKGVGWVDMHLLAGCTLTPNCQLWARDKRLHSIALALQLAFLEN, encoded by the coding sequence ATGGTACTGGTGGACACTTCCGTATGGGTGGACCATTTTCGCCAAGGTGATCACCGCCTTGGCCAGTTGTTGCAGCAGGGGTTGGTGAGTATTCACCCTATGGTTATAGGTGAGCTGGCCTGTGGTCATATGCACAACCGTGCGCAGGTGCTTGAGTTACTTCGCAACCTGCCCTCTACTGCAACGGCCAGTGAAGAAGAAACCCTGTATTTTCTGGAAAAACATAACCTTATGGGTAAGGGGGTTGGCTGGGTCGATATGCATTTACTGGCGGGCTGTACGCTTACCCCAAACTGCCAACTGTGGGCCCGTGACAAACGCTTACACAGTATTGCCTTGGCACTACAGCTGGCGTTTTTGGAAAACTGA
- the cas1f gene encoding type I-F CRISPR-associated endonuclease Cas1f, with product MEDFSPSDLKAILHSKRANLYYLEHCRVMQKDGRVLYLKEAKQENQYWNIPIANTTVVMLGTGTSITQAAVRMLSQAGVLLGFCGGGGSPLYMGCEIEWMTAQSEYRPTQYLQGWVSFWFDDSKRLAAAKHLQQARINYLLTTWAKDKDLKSEGLNVQDIDVQNALDVFKVRTERAQTSSELLLTEAQLTKTLYKYVAQRTDFADFSRERDGTDKANAFLNHGNYLAYGLAATALWVLGIPHGFAVMHGKTRRGALVFDVADLIKDAIVLPWAFVCAKENATEQEFRQQILQSFTNHKALDCMFDQVKAIALGGSEEQGI from the coding sequence ATGGAAGATTTCTCGCCATCAGATTTAAAAGCCATCCTTCATTCGAAAAGGGCAAACCTCTATTACCTAGAGCATTGCCGCGTAATGCAAAAAGATGGCCGGGTACTCTATTTAAAAGAAGCCAAGCAAGAAAACCAGTACTGGAATATCCCCATAGCCAATACCACTGTCGTAATGCTGGGCACGGGCACATCCATTACCCAAGCGGCGGTGAGAATGCTTTCGCAGGCGGGCGTGCTACTTGGTTTTTGTGGCGGGGGTGGCTCACCGCTTTATATGGGCTGCGAAATTGAATGGATGACCGCTCAAAGTGAATACCGTCCCACGCAATACTTACAAGGCTGGGTGAGCTTTTGGTTTGACGACAGCAAGCGGTTGGCCGCAGCAAAACACCTGCAGCAAGCAAGAATAAATTACCTACTTACCACCTGGGCCAAAGACAAAGACCTGAAAAGTGAAGGCCTGAATGTGCAAGACATCGATGTGCAAAACGCATTGGATGTATTTAAGGTGCGAACTGAGCGCGCCCAAACCTCTAGCGAATTATTACTTACCGAAGCTCAGCTCACTAAAACCCTTTACAAATACGTAGCCCAAAGAACCGACTTCGCCGATTTTAGCCGCGAACGAGACGGTACCGACAAAGCCAATGCCTTTTTAAACCACGGTAACTACCTAGCCTACGGCCTTGCCGCAACCGCACTCTGGGTACTGGGCATACCCCACGGCTTTGCCGTTATGCACGGTAAAACACGCAGGGGTGCTTTAGTGTTTGACGTGGCCGACCTAATAAAAGACGCAATCGTACTGCCCTGGGCGTTTGTGTGCGCAAAGGAAAACGCCACAGAGCAGGAGTTCCGCCAGCAAATACTGCAAAGCTTTACCAACCATAAAGCGCTGGATTGCATGTTTGACCAAGTGAAGGCCATTGCGTTGGGTGGTAGTGAGGAGCAGGGAATATGA
- a CDS encoding pectate lyase family protein, with the protein MNISKTLLAFTACAALGACGGGSSGSNNSSSSVASSSSSSSSSSSSSSSSSSIPAGGSVDGGFAGYNFNITGGDGGSVYTVNNGLDLIKVLSDASDASSPVTVFIDGVITDVNSGATGKSIDIKDMDNVSIIGVADRGEFDGIGISIRRANNIIIQNLKIHEVLTSGKDAISIEGDDNGTTTSNIWIDHNELYGSLGVSKDYYDGLLDSKSEAENITISYNYLHDHWKASLHGSGDTDSGDRNITFHHNYFENLESRVPLFRFGTGHIYNNYYKDVRSTAINSRMGAEILVENNVFENVQNPIVSFYSSQIGFWNSVGNEFTSTNWTTPDADEATAGPDGVTGSDATIAVPYAYTLDPIAGLKDQVVANAGVGVIDQSGLTIPDPETPIGSVPTQEPIVPGDVALPYSEDFAATDADAFFTAAYRDLTGASGGSAPMYHRVTGTVAIASGEITITAGRVSIGNTTPAVVTTATDAATTGVLSLNAAYQVSFKVVSVGGTTTKKFMLYVDNNTADSKASIHGGDSKFYSVALADLTPGATVVVPGLVATNSSFITLRTESDATITLDDLVIEAVQ; encoded by the coding sequence ATGAACATTTCAAAAACACTTTTAGCTTTCACTGCATGTGCGGCCTTAGGGGCCTGTGGTGGTGGTTCATCGGGCAGCAACAACAGCTCGAGTTCGGTCGCCAGCTCATCCTCTTCCAGTAGTTCGAGTTCATCTAGCTCAAGCTCTTCTTCTAGTATTCCAGCCGGAGGCTCCGTCGACGGTGGCTTTGCCGGCTACAACTTCAACATTACCGGTGGTGACGGTGGAAGCGTTTATACCGTTAACAATGGCCTCGACCTGATTAAAGTTTTGTCGGACGCCAGTGATGCCTCCAGCCCGGTAACCGTTTTTATTGACGGCGTTATTACCGATGTCAACTCGGGTGCTACCGGTAAATCAATCGATATTAAAGATATGGATAACGTATCGATTATTGGCGTGGCGGACCGAGGTGAGTTCGACGGTATCGGTATCAGTATTCGTCGTGCCAACAACATCATTATTCAGAACCTAAAAATTCATGAAGTGTTAACCTCCGGTAAAGATGCTATTTCTATCGAGGGTGATGATAACGGTACTACCACCAGTAATATCTGGATCGATCACAATGAACTTTACGGTAGCCTCGGGGTGAGTAAAGATTATTACGATGGCTTGCTCGACAGTAAAAGCGAAGCCGAAAATATCACTATTTCTTACAACTACCTGCACGACCATTGGAAAGCGTCCCTTCATGGTAGTGGTGATACCGATAGCGGCGACCGCAATATTACCTTTCATCACAACTACTTCGAAAACCTAGAGTCACGTGTGCCGCTATTTCGTTTTGGCACTGGCCATATTTATAACAACTATTACAAAGATGTACGTTCTACGGCTATTAACTCACGCATGGGCGCGGAAATTTTAGTGGAGAACAATGTTTTTGAAAATGTACAAAACCCAATAGTATCGTTTTACTCCAGTCAAATTGGTTTTTGGAATTCTGTGGGTAATGAATTTACCAGCACAAACTGGACTACCCCCGATGCGGACGAAGCCACGGCTGGGCCAGACGGTGTAACCGGTTCTGATGCAACCATTGCCGTGCCATACGCCTACACGCTGGACCCTATTGCGGGTTTAAAAGATCAGGTTGTGGCTAATGCGGGTGTTGGTGTAATAGACCAGAGTGGTTTGACTATTCCAGACCCCGAAACGCCCATTGGCAGTGTTCCAACCCAAGAACCTATTGTGCCCGGTGACGTGGCCTTACCGTACAGTGAAGACTTTGCGGCTACCGATGCCGATGCGTTTTTCACCGCGGCGTATCGCGACCTTACCGGCGCGTCTGGCGGCAGTGCGCCAATGTATCATCGGGTTACCGGTACGGTAGCAATCGCCTCTGGGGAAATCACCATTACGGCTGGTCGGGTATCCATTGGTAACACTACGCCTGCTGTAGTAACAACCGCAACCGATGCGGCAACGACCGGTGTATTAAGCCTAAACGCGGCTTATCAGGTTTCGTTTAAAGTGGTGAGCGTTGGCGGTACTACCACTAAGAAGTTTATGTTGTACGTGGACAACAATACCGCCGATAGTAAGGCGTCAATTCACGGGGGTGACTCGAAGTTTTACTCCGTGGCTTTGGCCGACCTCACCCCTGGCGCAACGGTAGTGGTGCCTGGTTTGGTAGCCACGAATAGTTCGTTTATTACCCTAAGAACTGAGAGTGATGCAACCATCACTCTTGATGATCTTGTTATAGAAGCGGTACAGTAA
- a CDS encoding transporter substrate-binding domain-containing protein: MHYRYWDWGTTPKRDDYQYALLQLILDKTQASHGPYLLTREIRSYSTARVRREINRGNVINVRVGPWRPIAAKKDVAAEVNRSIDIPIARNLLGYRRLLIRSADYNKFNNLTGEEQLKKWVLGQGKGWEEVKFYRAAGYNVMDNGNLETMFSMLSVGRFDYIAMSVIEVKSVLDNTRHHAPRFTLAPKIFIYYPLPIVYHVSMDRKDLAERIEVGLKAAKKDGSWDALLHHYFDGEITLIKQKNAVFYTLKNHLLPKDFKLEKPFFEHPNRGE; encoded by the coding sequence ATGCACTATCGTTACTGGGATTGGGGTACGACGCCCAAGCGCGATGACTACCAATATGCGCTGCTACAGCTAATTCTGGATAAGACTCAAGCCTCCCATGGCCCCTATCTGTTAACGCGTGAAATTCGCAGTTATAGCACCGCGAGGGTGCGACGAGAGATTAATCGCGGCAATGTTATTAATGTACGTGTCGGCCCATGGCGACCGATTGCTGCAAAAAAAGATGTTGCAGCCGAAGTTAACAGAAGTATCGATATTCCCATTGCGCGTAATTTGTTGGGTTATCGGCGCCTGCTCATTCGCAGCGCCGACTACAACAAGTTTAATAATCTAACCGGTGAAGAGCAGCTAAAAAAATGGGTGCTTGGGCAAGGTAAAGGTTGGGAAGAGGTAAAATTCTACCGAGCCGCAGGCTACAACGTTATGGACAACGGTAATTTGGAGACGATGTTCTCAATGTTATCGGTTGGGCGGTTCGACTACATCGCCATGAGCGTGATTGAGGTGAAATCGGTTTTAGATAATACAAGGCACCATGCACCGCGATTCACCTTAGCACCCAAAATATTTATCTACTACCCACTGCCCATTGTTTACCATGTGAGTATGGACAGGAAGGACCTAGCCGAGCGTATTGAGGTCGGCCTTAAGGCGGCCAAAAAGGATGGAAGCTGGGATGCACTCTTGCACCACTACTTTGACGGGGAAATAACCCTAATAAAACAAAAAAATGCGGTTTTTTATACCTTGAAAAACCACCTACTACCTAAAGATTTCAAATTGGAAAAGCCGTTCTTCGAACACCCGAACCGGGGTGAATAA
- a CDS encoding helix-turn-helix transcriptional regulator, translating into MDKFDRFQQLHRLFRSRKRPIPINEIATKLECSEGTAKRLINQLRDYWQAPLEYSKEHNGWYYESTLLKSFELPGLWLTAEELQSLTALLHLIENMSEGVLNSELSVVEKSIHKLIGARGINSAEITQRIKYLPMAKRHTNHHIYTAVADALIQRKQLTIVYRDYHNKKTTRTLSPQTLVYYRENWHLDAWCHLRNELRTFSISRIERLEKEKQKAKAIPEQQLAEHFASSFGLFAGKAKHTAKLRFYPEVAREIASQQWHPEQEGEWKNKNYLLTIPYSHDAELVMEILKYGNNVEVLAPAALKGRVKDKLKGALQYY; encoded by the coding sequence ATGGATAAATTCGACCGCTTCCAACAACTGCATCGTTTATTCCGCTCACGAAAAAGACCTATTCCTATAAATGAGATAGCCACCAAGCTCGAATGCTCCGAAGGCACTGCAAAAAGACTCATAAACCAATTGCGAGACTATTGGCAGGCGCCGCTTGAATACAGCAAAGAGCACAATGGTTGGTATTACGAATCAACATTATTAAAAAGCTTCGAGCTACCCGGCTTGTGGCTTACGGCGGAAGAATTACAATCACTAACCGCGCTGCTACACCTAATAGAAAATATGAGCGAAGGGGTGCTAAATAGCGAGTTGAGCGTAGTAGAAAAAAGCATCCACAAGCTAATAGGTGCGCGCGGCATTAATTCTGCAGAAATAACACAGCGCATAAAATATTTACCCATGGCCAAGCGCCATACAAATCATCATATTTACACGGCAGTAGCCGATGCCCTTATTCAGCGAAAACAACTCACTATTGTGTATCGCGATTACCACAACAAAAAAACCACTCGTACCCTTAGTCCTCAAACGCTAGTGTACTACCGCGAAAACTGGCATCTAGATGCCTGGTGCCATTTACGCAACGAACTGCGCACCTTCTCCATTTCGCGAATAGAAAGGCTAGAAAAAGAAAAGCAAAAAGCCAAAGCTATTCCCGAACAGCAACTGGCAGAGCACTTTGCCAGCAGCTTTGGCCTGTTTGCGGGCAAAGCCAAACACACAGCCAAACTTCGCTTTTATCCGGAAGTTGCCCGAGAAATTGCCAGCCAGCAGTGGCACCCAGAACAAGAGGGTGAATGGAAAAATAAAAATTACCTATTAACTATACCCTACAGCCACGATGCTGAATTGGTAATGGAAATACTCAAATACGGCAATAACGTAGAAGTTTTGGCGCCTGCGGCCTTAAAAGGGCGTGTAAAAGATAAATTAAAGGGCGCGCTGCAATACTATTGA
- a CDS encoding type II toxin-antitoxin system VapB family antitoxin, which produces MRTTLNIDDELYAKAVQLTGVKEKTALMREGLKALIARESALRLAQLGGCEPTLSLTPRRRSEPAE; this is translated from the coding sequence ATGCGAACCACGCTGAATATCGACGACGAGCTGTACGCCAAAGCCGTACAGTTAACCGGTGTTAAGGAAAAAACCGCCCTTATGCGGGAAGGGTTAAAAGCGCTGATTGCCCGTGAAAGCGCGCTGCGCTTGGCGCAACTGGGGGGCTGTGAGCCTACGTTATCGCTAACACCTCGCCGCCGCTCTGAGCCCGCTGAGTAA
- a CDS encoding RpiB/LacA/LacB family sugar-phosphate isomerase, with protein MKIALMNEFSQAAKNPIVLEQLNTVASDLDHSVFNVGMDGDNDHRLTYIHLGIIAGLLLNSKAVDFVVAGCGTGQGALMSLNAYPGVACGYCIDPADAYLFAQINNGNALALPFAKGFGWGAELNVRYIFEKAFTGAKGQGYPPERKESQVTNAGILNSIKDATTKPFLDGMKAIDPELVKHAVSGERFQSCFFENGQDADIEAFVKSVLAA; from the coding sequence ATGAAAATTGCCCTGATGAATGAGTTCAGTCAAGCGGCCAAAAACCCGATTGTGCTGGAACAATTAAACACCGTTGCCTCAGACTTGGATCACAGTGTTTTCAACGTGGGAATGGACGGCGATAACGATCACCGCCTTACCTATATCCACCTCGGTATTATTGCCGGGCTACTGCTTAACTCTAAGGCAGTAGACTTTGTTGTGGCCGGTTGCGGCACAGGCCAGGGCGCACTGATGTCACTGAACGCATACCCCGGTGTTGCATGTGGTTATTGTATCGACCCCGCAGACGCTTACCTGTTTGCTCAAATTAACAACGGTAACGCGCTTGCTCTACCTTTTGCCAAGGGCTTTGGCTGGGGCGCAGAGCTAAATGTTCGCTACATCTTTGAAAAGGCCTTTACCGGTGCGAAGGGCCAAGGTTACCCCCCTGAGCGCAAAGAGTCTCAGGTGACTAATGCCGGTATTCTAAATAGCATAAAAGACGCCACCACTAAGCCTTTCCTTGATGGAATGAAGGCCATCGACCCCGAGCTAGTCAAGCACGCGGTTTCCGGTGAGCGCTTCCAATCCTGCTTTTTTGAAAACGGCCAGGACGCCGACATTGAAGCGTTTGTGAAATCTGTACTCGCTGCGTAG